In a genomic window of Candidatus Polarisedimenticolia bacterium:
- a CDS encoding ammonia-forming cytochrome c nitrite reductase subunit c552 has translation MAPRPPFGKLCLPMGSESIAVFVLFVLGLAPLPILARRAPSRREAWILVACGIGVAIAVLGVRQQARVKKMAAAVPAGIPAEVHQEGYVSSQACRACHPQQYDTWRASFHRTMTRIATPEYVKGDFNHRTVTAKGLTYQLDRRGEEFWVETEEFWNPPPAGARPQRVRRRIALVTGSHHMQVYWFASGEGRKLEQLPLVYLFEAQRWIPRDAAFLKPPVAGVRVETGRWNDTCISCHATRGQPRLLDDGAIDSRVSEFGIACEACHGPGEAHVRDNQSPWRRYAHHRRGGRQETITQPARLDARLSSQVCGQCHFVAAMRGADFARWKIDGSPYRPGGELDLSYPPVQFSRPETVTYLKEHLPDFLPKRFWSDGMVRVAGREHNGLIESPCFARGRGARQLACLSCHTMHQSERDGRRRAEWTDDQLVEGMDGDRACLQCHAEQVREIPAHTHHAAGSAGSRCYNCHMPYTTYGLLKAIRSHQVSSPTAQESLATGRPNACNQCHLDRTLEWTAGHLNRWYGTDRPRLGDEERRVAAGVLWTLKGDAGQRALMAWSMGWEPARAAAGSDWQAAYLAPLLNDPYDAVRYIAQRSLRRLPGFDRLDYDFAGPAERRQAAAQRVMAQWRLDPRSGQGREALLLHPDGRLDLGAFLRLLGRREDRAIELVE, from the coding sequence GTGGCGCCGCGACCCCCTTTTGGTAAGCTGTGCCTGCCGATGGGCTCCGAATCGATCGCCGTCTTTGTCTTGTTCGTGCTCGGGCTGGCGCCCCTGCCGATCCTGGCGCGCCGCGCGCCTTCCCGGCGTGAGGCGTGGATCCTGGTCGCGTGCGGCATCGGCGTGGCGATCGCGGTGCTGGGCGTGCGGCAGCAGGCGCGCGTAAAAAAGATGGCGGCCGCTGTCCCCGCCGGCATCCCTGCGGAAGTCCACCAGGAAGGCTACGTCTCCTCGCAGGCCTGCCGCGCCTGTCATCCGCAGCAATACGACACCTGGCGCGCCTCCTTCCATCGCACCATGACCCGGATCGCCACGCCCGAATATGTGAAGGGGGACTTCAACCATCGGACCGTGACGGCGAAGGGGCTGACGTACCAGCTCGACCGGCGCGGCGAGGAGTTCTGGGTCGAGACCGAGGAGTTCTGGAACCCGCCTCCGGCCGGGGCGCGGCCGCAGCGGGTCCGGCGCCGGATCGCTCTGGTCACCGGCTCCCATCACATGCAGGTGTACTGGTTCGCCTCGGGCGAGGGGCGGAAGCTTGAGCAGCTCCCCCTCGTCTACCTGTTCGAGGCGCAGCGCTGGATCCCGCGCGACGCCGCCTTCCTCAAGCCGCCCGTGGCGGGCGTCCGGGTCGAAACCGGCCGCTGGAACGACACCTGCATCTCCTGCCACGCCACGCGCGGACAGCCGCGGCTGCTCGACGACGGGGCGATCGACTCGCGCGTCTCCGAGTTCGGCATCGCCTGCGAGGCCTGCCACGGTCCCGGCGAGGCCCACGTGCGCGACAACCAGTCTCCGTGGCGCCGCTACGCGCATCACCGGCGCGGCGGCAGGCAGGAGACCATCACCCAGCCGGCGCGGCTCGACGCCCGGCTCTCGTCCCAGGTCTGCGGCCAGTGCCATTTCGTCGCGGCGATGCGCGGCGCGGACTTCGCGCGCTGGAAGATCGACGGCTCCCCCTACCGTCCCGGAGGCGAGCTCGACCTGTCCTATCCGCCGGTGCAGTTCAGCCGCCCGGAGACGGTCACCTACCTGAAAGAGCATCTCCCGGACTTCCTGCCGAAGCGCTTCTGGTCCGACGGCATGGTCCGGGTGGCGGGCCGCGAGCACAACGGCCTGATCGAATCCCCCTGTTTCGCCCGGGGGCGCGGAGCGCGGCAGCTGGCCTGCCTGTCGTGCCACACGATGCATCAGTCGGAGCGTGACGGGCGGCGGCGCGCGGAGTGGACCGACGATCAGCTGGTCGAGGGCATGGACGGCGACCGCGCCTGTCTCCAGTGCCACGCGGAGCAGGTCAGGGAGATCCCCGCGCACACGCATCACGCGGCCGGCTCGGCCGGCAGCCGGTGCTACAACTGCCACATGCCGTACACGACGTACGGCCTGCTCAAGGCGATCCGCAGCCACCAGGTCAGCAGCCCGACGGCGCAGGAGAGCCTGGCCACGGGGCGGCCCAATGCGTGCAACCAGTGCCACCTGGATCGCACGCTCGAGTGGACGGCGGGGCATCTGAACCGGTGGTATGGCACCGACCGGCCGCGGCTCGGCGACGAGGAGCGGAGGGTGGCCGCCGGCGTGTTGTGGACGCTGAAGGGGGACGCGGGGCAGCGGGCGCTGATGGCGTGGTCGATGGGATGGGAGCCGGCCCGCGCCGCCGCGGGCAGCGACTGGCAGGCAGCCTACCTGGCGCCGCTTCTGAACGACCCGTACGACGCGGTGCGTTACATCGCGCAGCGGTCGCTGCGCAGGCTGCCTGGATTCGACCGCCTGGACTACGACTTCGCGGGGCCGGCGGAGAGGCGGCAGGCGGCCGCGCAGAGAGTGATGGCACAGTGGCGGCTGGACCCGCGTTCCGGCCAGGGGCGCGAGGC
- a CDS encoding cytochrome c peroxidase encodes MRAQALMVPAVALAFGLASGLLAAAAPAPAQKAPKTKAAPADPVKTGLLLFNDTSLSGTGKYACASCHPRGGHTDNKTYVGVDVVKDGTPEGRSVPSLYGVKDTAPYSWAGGKTLEENIKGIIMNRMKGKEPTKNQLTSLVAYLDSLEFANNPNLNPDGSASDAAPAAAKRGYQVFLKASCNACHVPPVFAKPDNEDIGSGGTFNVPSLRGVSTTAPYFHDGRYPTLRALIPAKLKYLEDLGSTEKIGPDEVEDLLVYLGAL; translated from the coding sequence ATGCGCGCTCAAGCCCTGATGGTCCCCGCCGTCGCTCTCGCCTTCGGTTTGGCCAGCGGCCTCCTGGCCGCGGCCGCTCCCGCGCCGGCGCAGAAGGCGCCGAAGACGAAGGCCGCCCCGGCCGATCCGGTGAAGACCGGCCTCCTGCTGTTCAACGACACGTCCCTCTCGGGAACCGGCAAGTACGCCTGCGCTTCCTGCCACCCGCGGGGCGGCCACACGGACAACAAGACGTACGTGGGGGTCGACGTGGTGAAGGACGGGACACCCGAGGGGCGGAGCGTGCCGTCTCTCTACGGCGTCAAGGACACGGCCCCTTACAGCTGGGCCGGCGGGAAGACGCTCGAGGAGAACATCAAGGGGATCATCATGAACCGGATGAAGGGGAAGGAGCCGACCAAGAATCAGCTGACGAGCCTGGTCGCCTACCTCGATTCGCTCGAGTTCGCGAACAACCCCAACCTGAATCCGGACGGGTCGGCGAGCGACGCGGCCCCCGCCGCCGCGAAGCGCGGCTACCAGGTCTTCCTGAAGGCGTCGTGCAACGCCTGCCACGTCCCGCCGGTGTTCGCCAAGCCGGACAACGAAGACATCGGCAGCGGCGGCACCTTCAACGTCCCGTCGCTGCGCGGCGTGTCCACCACCGCGCCGTACTTCCACGACGGGCGCTACCCGACTCTGCGCGCGCTCATCCCGGCGAAGCTGAAATATCTCGAAGACCTGGGATCGACCGAGAAGATCGGCCCCGACGAGGTCGAGGACCTGCTGGTCTACCTGGGCGCTCTCTAG
- a CDS encoding response regulator transcription factor — protein sequence MNSPIKILLVDDHRMFREGIRNRLARYSRFKVMGEAASAEEAIKIMQQAAPSIVILDIRIQGPSGIDLARRLRREWPEVKILVLSGYDFDQYVRALARIGIHGYLLKDCPQEDLIAALDEIARGGVILPPRIASKIMRSYASDSASESRNPTWDLTVREIEVLECLHEGLRNADIASRLDISPRTVETHVSSIISKLGARTRSEAVRRAVQGSLIR from the coding sequence ATGAATTCACCGATCAAGATCCTGCTGGTCGATGATCACCGCATGTTCCGCGAGGGAATCCGGAACCGCCTGGCCCGCTACAGCCGGTTCAAGGTCATGGGTGAAGCCGCCAGCGCCGAGGAGGCGATCAAGATCATGCAGCAGGCTGCCCCCTCCATCGTGATTCTCGACATTCGGATTCAGGGGCCCTCCGGGATCGATCTGGCCCGGCGCCTGCGCCGCGAGTGGCCGGAGGTCAAGATCCTCGTCCTCAGCGGCTACGACTTCGACCAGTACGTCCGCGCCCTCGCCCGCATCGGGATCCATGGCTATCTGCTGAAGGACTGCCCCCAGGAAGACCTCATCGCGGCCCTCGACGAGATCGCCCGGGGCGGCGTCATCCTGCCGCCACGCATCGCGTCGAAGATCATGCGCAGCTACGCCTCGGACTCGGCGAGCGAGAGCCGCAACCCGACATGGGACCTGACCGTCCGGGAGATCGAAGTCCTGGAGTGCCTTCACGAGGGCCTCCGAAATGCCGACATCGCCTCCCGCCTGGACATCTCCCCGCGCACGGTCGAGACGCACGTGAGCAGCATCATCTCGAAGCTCGGCGCGCGCACCAGGAGCGAGGCGGTGCGCCGGGCCGTCCAGGGAAGCCTCATCCGCTAG